Sequence from the Amycolatopsis sp. NBC_00345 genome:
CCGGATCGGACAGCTCCGCCCGCAGTGCCGTGATCGAGGTGTCCGGCAGGTCCAGGATCAGCGCTTCCTTGGCCGGGAAGTAGTTGAAGACGGTCTTCTCCGACACCCCACAGGCTTCGGCGATCTCGGCCACCCTGACCTCGTCGAAGCCACGGGCCAGGAACATCTCCGTCGCGGTGTCGGACAGCTGCCGGCGCATCTGCCGCTTCTTGCGCTCGCGCAAGCCCTCCGTCTTGCTGCCGGCTGTCCGGTCCACGGTCCGCGCGCTCATGCCGTCAGCATAACGACACTTGCCAAAAACTTTCAGCGAGGAAGCCGCCGTAGAAGTCAAGACCGCCAAGGGTTTCCGCGGCACCAGGCTGCACCGGGCCATCGACGCCGACGCCCCGTACCCCCTGGTGAACGTCGCCCGGTGGGACAGCGCCGAGGACATGCGGGCCGCGGTCGGCGAGCGCTTCACCGGGCAGGAGGGCGGGCCGGTCTCCATCCAGCCCGCGCTCTACCGGATCGTGCACGACGCGGAGGACCCGCAGCCGTGAGCCCGAGCGTCCGGGGGCGATTACCCCCGAGGTAATCGCCCCCGGACGCCCCGACCGGGTTGACTGGACCCCATGACCGACCCCGAGGGCACGCAGCTGTTCCACCGGACCATGCCGTTCAGCGAGCGGCTCGGCATCGAAGTCCTCGAGCACGGCAAAGGCCTCGTGCGCAGCCGCATCGCGTGGGACGAGTCGCTCTGCACGATCGGCGGAGCGCTGCACGGCGGGGTGCTGATGGCGCTGGCCGACTCGACCGGGGCCGTGTGCGCGTTCCTCAACCTGCCCGAAGGCGCCCAGGCCACGACCACGCTCGAATCGAAGACGAACTTCCTCCGGAGCGTCCGTTCGGGCTACGCCGTCGCGGCATCCAGACCACTGCACGCCGGACGGCGGGTGGTCGTCGTCGAAACCGAGGTGACCGGCGACGACGGGAAGTTGGTCGCGAAAGTGACACAGACCCAGGCCGTGCTCTAGGCATCTGTTTACTTAATCGCCGCGGCAGGCAAAAATCTCTGGCTATCAACCGAGCCTGGGGACGGAGCCGGAATGCGAGCACGCGGACTGGTCACGCTAATGTCCATCGCCATGTTGACCGCGGGGGCGACGCAGTACGCCGAGGCAGCACCGGCGCACCTCGCGAACGACGAGGCCATCAACTACCACGAATGGTCCGGACCGGGGTACGTCACCGGGCGGTTCGACGGGCTCGGGCTGGGCCTCGGCGGGCTGCGCATCACCCACCCGGCCGGCACGGTCGAGCACAGCGAGCCCGGCCTCGGCACCACGAAGACCTACGACTACGGCACCTGGACCTCCCCGGTGTTCCGGCCGGGCTTCGACGCCACGCAGCTCATCGCGTCGTGGAACGCGCAGACGCCGGCCAAGACCTGGCTGCAGGTCGAAGCCAAGGGCCGCACGTCCGCCGGCGTCGAGACCACCTGGTACGTGATGGGCCGCTGGGCCAGCGGCGACAGCGACATCCAGCGCACCAGCGTCGACGGGCAAAGCGACGACAACGCCTCCGTCGACGTCGACACGCTCGCCACCAAGACCGGCGTCACGCTGCGTTCGTACCAGCTGCGGGTGAGCCTCTACCGCGAGGCGGGCACCCGCGTCACCCCGACGCTGTCCACGCTGGGCGCGATGACCTCCAACGTCCCGGACCGCTTCGACGTGCGGACCACAAAGCCGGGCGTCGCCAGAGGCATCGAGCTGAAGGTCCCGGAGTACGCGCAGAACATCCACAAAGGACAGTTCCCGCAGTACGGCGGGGGCGGCGAGGCGTGGTGCAGCCCGACCTCGACCGAGATGGTCGCCGAGTACTGGGGCAAGAAGCCGACCGCGCGGCAGATGAGCTGGATCCCGTCGGACTACGTCGACCCGGCAGTCGTGTACGCGGCCCGCAACACCTACGACTACGCCTACGACGGCACCGGCAACTGGCCGTTCAACACCGCGTACGCGGCTTCGCTCGGCCTGCGCGGCCACATCACCCGGCTGCACGACCTCAACGAGCTCGAGGGCTACATCGCGCGCGGCATCCCGGTGATCACCTCGCAGTCGTTCCTCTCCTCGGAGCTCGACGGCGCGGGTTACGGCACGTCCGGGCACATCATGGTGGTCGTCGGCTTCACCAAGGCCGGTGACGTGATCGTGAACGACCCCGCGTCCAGCTCCGACTCGCGCGTGCGCAACGTCTACAAGCGCGACCAGTTCGAAAAGATCTGGCAGCGCACCAAGCGCTACACCGACACCGGCAGCGTGGCGGGCGGCCCCGGCGGCGTGGTCTACATCGTCACCCCCGCCTGAAGACTCGTGAGTGGCGATGACGGTTAGAACCGTCATAGCCACTCACGAGCCCGATATGGCGACATGCGCATGATCCGTGATTAGCTGCCCCGGAGAGCAACGGTGCCGGGAAAGGGTGTGCGCATGCCGTACGAAGTCCAGGGAGTCGTGTCACGGGCGAAGGGCGAGCCGGTCACGCTGGAGGCCGTGGTCGTGCCGGACCCGGGCCCCGGCGAGGCGGTCGTTTCGGTCCAGGCGTGCGGGGTCTGCCACACCGACCTGCACTACCGCGAGGGCGGCATCAACGACGAGTTCCCGTTCCTGCTCGGCCACGAGGCCGCGGGGCGGGTGGACAAGGTCGGCGCGGGCGTCACCGACCTCGCGCCGGGCGACTACGTGATCCTGAACTGGCGCGCGGTCTGCGGCACCTGCCGGGCGTGCCGGCGCGGCAAGCCGTGGTACTGCTTCTCCACGTTCAACGCCGAGCAGCCGATGACGCTCACCGACGGCACGAAGCTCTCCGCAGCACTGGGCGTCGGCGCGTTCCTGGAGAAGACGCTCGTCCACAGTGGACAATGCACGAAGGTGAACCCCGAGGCCGAGCCCGCGGTGGCCGGCCTGCTCGGCTGCGGCGTGATGGCCGGGCTGGGCGCGGCGATCAACACCGGCGCCGTCGGCCGTGGCGACTCGGTGGCCGTGATCGGCTGCGGCGGGGTGGGCGACGCCGCCATCGCGGGCGCCCAGCTGGCCGGCGCGACCACGATCATCGCGATCGACACCGACGACCGGAAGCTCGAGTGGGCCAAGGGTTTCGGCGCCACGCACACCGTGAACAGCAAGGGCCTGAGCGAAGCCGCCGTGGTCACCGCGATGCAGGACGCCACCCGCTCGTTCGGCCCGGACGTGGTGATCGACGCCGTCGGCAGGCCGGAAACCTGGCGCCAGGCGTTCTACGGCCGTGACCTGGCTGGCACCGTGGTGCTGGTCGGCGTCCCGACGCCGGAGATGAAGCTGAACGACCTGCCGCTGATCGACTTCTTCTCCCGCGGCGGCTCGCTCAAGTCGTCCTGGTACGGCGACTGCCTGCCCTCGCGCGACTTCCCCATGCTCGTGGACCTGTACCTGCAGGGCCGGCTGCCGCTGGAGAAGTTCGTCACCGAGCGGATCGGCCTCGACGGCGTCGAGCAGGCCTTCGAGCGCATGCACCACGGCGACGTCCTGCGCAGCGTGGTGGAGTTCTGAGCCTCTTCACCGACGCCGATTACCCGGCCGACCCGTACCCCGGGACCCGGCCGGGCGGCTCGTACGTGCACCTCGACGGCGCCGGCCACGAACTCGCCACGGCGCCGCCGGGGTGGCGCGAGCGCACGCCCGTGCTCGCGTACGGCTCCAACGCGTGCCCGTCGAAGATCACCTGGCTGCGGGAGCACCTCGGGCTGGCCGGGCCGGTCGTCGTGGTGAAGGTGCGCTGCATCGGGCTGGCCGCGGTGTGGGCGGCGGGCCTGCGCAAACGCGACGGCCAGCGCCCGGCCACGCTCACGGCCATGCCCGGCGTCGAGGACCACGCCGTCTGGTTCGTCACGCCAGACCAGCTCGCGGTCCTGGACGTGTGCGAAGGCCGTGGCAACCGGTACGACCTCGCGCGGCTGACCGCCGCCGACATCCGGTTCGAGGACGGCACCCGGCTCGACGGCGTGCACGCTTACGTCGCGAATTCCGACATCCGGCGTCCCCTGCTCGTCGACGGGCGGCCGGTGCGGGTCGCGGACGTCGAACAGGCCCGCGCCGCCACGCTCACCGGCGTCCCGGCGCCCGGCCACGGCGTGCCGTGCGAGGTGCTGGAGCCGACGCGCACGTTCAGCTGACCGGCAGGCGACGCGGGTCCGGCACCGCGCGCAGGGCGAGAAACCCCCGCGGCTGCTGCGTCACCCGCTCGTACCGGACGGGGTCGACGCTCTCGGCCTCGGGCAGCGGCCGCGGCTCGACCAGCCGCTCGATGAGGAATCCAGCGCGGCGCAGTTCCTCGCAGGTCTGCTCCAGCGGGGCCAGCCAGTAGCGGACCTGCCAGCCCTGCCGCCACACCTCCTCGACCAGGCGCACGTCGAAGTAGTTGCCGCCGTGACGCAGCCAGTCGGTCGAACCCGGTCACGCTCGCGCCCTGCGCCACCAGCTCCTCGGCGTAGAGGCCGGGGCCGCACGCCACGTCGAGGACCCGGCGGCCCGCGACGTCGCCGAGCAGCTCCAGACAGGCCGGACGGTCGTAAAGCGCGTTGACCGTGCCGATAGATACCAAACCGACCGGAAGTAAGCAGTTGGTACAGGTCCGTCGCCTTTCCCGGTCAGCTTACTTCCGGCCTTTTTGGTACAGGCCCTCCCGCGCGTGGTCCAGGAACTCGTCGGCGAACGCGTCGTACTGCGGGCCCGGGCCCACGGTCTCGGTCATCGCCCCAGTTTGCCGGGCCGGCGCGGCTCAGCCGATCAGTTTTCCGGGGTTGAGGATGCCCGTCGGGTCGACCGCGTGCTTGGCCGCGCGCAGCACGTCCACGCCCAGCGTCCCGATCTCCGCCGGCAGGTAGGGGGCGTGGTCGACGCCCACGGCGTGGTGGTGCGAGATCGTGCCGAGGCCGGTGATGGCCTCCGACGCGGCCCGCTTCGCGCGCTGCCACTGGCCCATCGGGTCGGCGTCGTCGCGCGAGGTCAGCACGGTGAAGTACAGCGAGGCGCCCGTCTCGTAAACGTGCGAGACGTGGCACATCACGATCGCGCGGCCGAGCGAGGCGGTCAGGGCCGCGCGGACGGCGTCGTGCAGCTCGTCGAGCTTCGACCAGTACGCCGCCGTCTCCAGCGTCTCGACGCAGACGCCGAGGCCCATCAGCGTGTCCCGCTGCCGGGGGCCGTTGAACCGGCCGTGGCGCCAAGACTCGCCGAGCGCGCGGCCGATCCGGAGCGCGCCCGCGCGCCGCAGCACCGCGGCCGTCCGGCGCCGCCTCGGCTTGACGTCGCCCTCCCAGCCGACGATCAGCAGGCACGGCCGCTTGATCCCGCGGGCGGCGAGATAACCGCGTAACAGAGCCGTTTTCCACCCGGCGTTGAGTGCGAAGGACACGGCCGTTTCGTCCACATCGGACAGCCGGGTGACGTCCGCCGTCACGTGCTGCTGCGCGAGCTGCCGGACGGCTTCGGCGCCGGCCGCCCAGCCGTCCACGACGTAGCCCTCGTAACGCCGCTCCCGCGGCACCGGCCGGACGCGCAGCGCGACCTCGGTGATCACGCCCAGCGCGCCCTCGCTGCCGACGGCGAGCTGGCGCAGGTCCGGCCCGGCCGCCGACGCGGGCGCGACCCCGAGCTTCCACTCACCCCGCGGGGTCGCCAGCCGGACGCCGGCCACCATGTCCTCGAACCGGCCGTACCCCGACGACGCCTGCCCGGCCGAGCGCGTCGCGGCGAACCCGCCGATGGTCGCCCGCTCGAACGACTGCGGCACGTGCCCGAGGGTGAACCCGTGCTCCCCGAGCAGCCGCTCGGCCTCGGGCCCGCGGACGCCGGCCTGCAGCACGGCGAGGTGTGAAACCGGGTCGAGCGACACCAACTTGTCGAGCCGGGCCAGGTCGAGGGCGATCACGGTGGCCTTGTTCCCGCGCAGCGCGGAGACGCCGCCCACCACCGAGGTCCCGCCGCCGAACGGGACCACCCCCACGTCGTGGCTCACACAGGCCTCGAGCACGGCCTGGACCTGGTCCGGGTCGCCGGGCAGCACCACGGCGTCGGGCACCGGCACCGGCTCACCGGTCTGACGGCGCAGCAGGTCCAGATAGGACAGACCACTGGCGCGGGCGAGCCGCTCCGAGTCGTCCACCAGCACGTTCTCGGTCCCGACCACGGCCGCGAGCGCCACCCGCGCCGGCTCGGAAAGGGTCGATCCGGCCAACTTCGGGACAGTCTGCCCGCTATGCCCTCGATCCGCCCCCACTCGGCCGATACGCTGGCCGAGCCACCGGATCGCCCGATCGGGCAACGCGGTGGCGTCAGCGCCGTCGCCGGCCCACGAATCCCGGATGCGGTGGTTAATGAGATCACTCACGACTACAGTGTGACATATGGACGTGAAACGTCACTCCCGGCCGGAAGAGGCCGCCTCCGCGCTCGCGGACACCCGCAGTCGCCAAACCTCGGCGCGCGTCTCCGACGACGTGCTGCTCGACGCCGCGCGCGAGTGCGTGCTCGCGGTCGGCGTCCGGCGCACCACGCTCGCCGAGATCGCCCGCACCGCGCACGTCAGCCGTATGACGGTGTACCGGCGGTTCCCCGACGTCCGCAGTGTGCTGGCCGCGCTGATGACCCGCGAGTTCAGCGGCCTGCTGAAACAGGCGAACCACGCGGGCGACGAGGCGGCGCACATCCGGGAGCGCCTGGTGCGCATCGCCGCGGCCGCGGTCACCGAGCTGTCCGCCGACCCGCTGTTCCGCACGCTGCTGGACGTCGACCCGGAACTGGTGCTGCCCTACATCGTGGAGCGGCTGGGCGCCACGCAGAACTTCGCCGAACAGGTGCTGCGGCACCTGCTGGAGGCCGGTCACCAGGACGGCTCCATCCGGCGCGGCGAAGTGGTCACGCAGGCGCGCTCGATCCTGCTGGTGGTGCAGTCGTTCGCGTTCTCGCTGCGCCCGGCCACGGCGGACGTCGACGAGCCGGCCCTGCTCGACGAGTTCCGGCACATCCTCGACGCTTCGCTTCGGCCGTGAGCACCGCCGACGCACTTTTTCCCGCGGAGACGGCATGAGCACCGGCTCACTCAATGCCCGCCGACGTGAACGTGAACTGGACCGGCTGACCGGCGGCGAGCGGGTCGACGTGATCGTGGTCGGCGGCGGGGTCACCGGGGCCGGGATCGCGCTGGACGCGGCCGCGCGCGGGCTGTCGGTGGCGCTCGTGGAGGCGCGTGACCTGGCGTTCGGCACCTCGCGCTGGTCGAGCAAGCTCGTGCACGGCGGCCTGCGTTACCTGGCCAAGGGCGAGCTGGGGCTGGCGCACGAGAGCGCCGTCGAGCGCGGCATCCTGATGACCCGCACGGCGCCGCACCTGACCCGGGCCATGCCGCAGCTGTTTCCCTTGTACCCCGGCACTTCCCGGGCCCAGCAGGCGGTGATCACCACCGGGCTGCACGCGGGTGACGCGCTGCGCCGGGCGGCTCGGACGCCGTCGTCGGTGCTGCCCCGGCCACGGCCGGTCCCGGCGGCCGAGGCGCTCGCGCTGTCCCCCGGACTCGCGCCGGGCGGGCTACGCGGCGGGCTCCTGGCGTACGACGGCGCGCTGGTCGACGACGCCCGCCTGGTGGTGAGCCTCGCGCGGACGGCCGCCCTGCTGGGCGCGCGGATCCTGACGCGGGTGGAGGCGGTTTCGCTGACTGCTGAGGGCGTCCGCGTCCGCGACGGCTCGGCGGAGTACGACCTGCACGCCCGGCAGGTGATCAACGCGACCGGCGTCTGGGCGGACACGCTCACGGACTCCGTGCAGCTGCGCCCCTCGCGCGGCTCGCACCTGGTGCTGGCGCCGGGCTCGGTGTCGATCGGCGCGACCTCGGTGAACGTGCCGGTGCCCGGCGAGACCAACCGCTTCGTGTTCCTGCTCCCCCAGCCCGACGGCCGCGTTTACCTGGGGCTGACCGACGAGCCGCTGGACGGCGAGGTCCCGCCAGTGCCGTCGGTGCCGGAGTCCGATGTGGACTTCCTGCTCACGGTCGCGTCCTCGGTGCTCACGCGGCCGCTGACCCGCGAGGACGTGATCGGCTCGTTCGCCGGCCTGCGGCCGCTGGTCGCCGGCTCCGGCGGGCGCAGCGCGGACCTCTCGCGCAAGCACGCGGTGGTCACCGGCACGGACGGGGTCCTGACCGTCGTCGGCGGCAAGCTCACCACGTACCGGCGGATGGCCGAGGACGCCGTCGATGCGGCACTGGTGCGCGCGGGCCTGCACGCCGGCCCGTCCCGCACCGCGCGGCTGCCGCTGCTGGGCGCCGCGCCGCGGAACCGGCTGTCCCTTGTGGACGCTCCCACGCGGCTCATCGCCAAGTACGGCACGGAAGCCCCGCGCGTCGCCGCGCTGGGCCAGGTCGAGCCGGAGTTCGCAGCCCCGCTCTTCGACGGCACCGAGATCACCGCCGCCGAAGTGGTCTGGGCCGTCCGCCACGAGGGCGCCCTGGACGCCGAAGACGTGCTCGACCGCCGCACCCGCCTGTCCCTCGTCCCCGCCGACGCGGCCGCCGCGCGCCCCCGCGTCCAGGATTTGGTCGCGAAGGCGCTGGCCGGGCTGTCCTGATCGGCCGGTTCCGGCTCGGCTGGGGTCAGCGCGAGGCGGACGGTGGGTCGAAGGGCCCGTGGTCGGCGGCGCAGACCGTGCCGGCCGGAGGCAGCGTCAGGCTGACCAGGTAGCTGTCGAGCCGCTGGTCCACGCACTGGTTCCGGCCGTCGTAGGCGACGCCGTGCCCGGCGATGTCCACGGTGAGCAGGCCGGCCCGGCCGAGCAGGTGACTGGTGGAGACCGCGTCCTCATACGGTGTCGCCGGGTCGCCGAGCCGGTCGCCCACGAGCAGGACCGGGTTGGCGGTCGGCCGGTTCCACGGGCCGGTGTAGCGGTCGGGGTCGGTCACCGGCCAGCTCGCGCACGGCAACGCGCGGTAGACCCAGGCCGACGCGAACCCGGGAGCGGCCGCCTCGGCCCGGCGGGCGTAGCGGCCGACGGCCTGCGGATCGCGCGGGTTGTCGGAGTCCGTGCAGCCGACGGCGTTGAACCAGGTGTTGAACGCGTTCTGCGGCTCGCCGGGCTCCGTGGTCGTGGCGCCGGCCGGGTCAGCAGAGAACCGTGGCGGCACCGGCACCGGCACCGGCACCGGCGCTGCCGCGGCGGCGACCGGGTGCTGGGTGGCGAGGTACACCGTCTGCAGGAAAGGGGTCATGGCCGCGGCGGCTTGCCAGTTGTAGAGCCCGGTCAGCATCCGGTTGACCAGCTCCGTGTAGGTGATCTGGTGCGGATCGCCGTGCGAATCCAGGTAGGTGACCGGTCCCCGGCGCAGCGTGGCCAGCAGGTCGTCGTACTTGTGGTGCAGGCTCGGCTCCGTGGCGCCGGGCCCGCCGAACTCGCACTGGGTGTGGGCCGCGCATTCCCGCAACAGGGTGTTCAGCGCGGTCTGGGCACCGAGGTACGGGGCGGTCCGGTAGATGTAGGGCTCGCCGCCCTGCCCCGGCTGCCGGCCGGTGGTCCACTCCTGCGGCTGCAGCACACCGTCGAGCACCATGGCCCGCACCCGCTGCGGGAACAGGTTGGCGTACACCTCACCCAGGAATGTCCCGTAGGACGTGCCGAGGTAGGTCAGCTGCCGGTCGCCGACGGCGCGGCGCAGCAGGTCCAGGTCCCGGGCGACGTTGGCGGTGGACATGTGCCCGAGCAGCGGCCCGGCGTGCTGCGCGCAGCGCGCGGTGACGTCGCCGACCTGCCGGATCGCCGCGGCCTCTTCGGCTTCGGTGACGGGGAAGACCGGGCTCAGTTTCGCGTCGTCGGCCGGGTCGCCGGAACAGCTGACCGGGGTGGAGGCGCTGGTGCCGCGCGGGTCGAACCCGACGATGTCGAAGCGGGCGCTCATCGCCGGTGACAGCCGCGGCGGGATCCGGCCGCCGCCGCCGGGACCGCCGGGGTTGACGAACACGGTGCCGATCTTGTGCTGCGTGTCCGTAGCGGGCCGTTTGTTCAGGGCCAGGGAGATCTGCGGACCGGTCGGGTCCCGATAGGACAGTGGAACCCGGGCCGTGGCGCACTCGGAGCCGGGCGGAGCAGTGTCGGCCGGGCAGGTTGCCCAGTCGAGCACGGGTGCCGCGGCGCTGTCGCTGTCGGGGCCGGCCGGTGGTGTCACGGCGCCCGCCCCCGTGGTCAGTCCGGCCGAGATCGTCAACGTCACGATGCCCAGCGTGAGGCCACGCCGGAGGGCGCTGCGTCGTGCTCTCATTCGGGAACTTCCCCTCGTGGTGCGGTGCCGTGCTCCGCGAGCACCCTAGGGCGGGGATTCGGAACTCCGGATCCGCCGGGAAGCCGGGAAAGAGTGGCTGTTCGGCCGATGCCCGCCGACCCGAGAGCTGGGACACGACTCCGGCGGATTCCCGATCAGACGTTGCTCAGACTTGACGAGTCGTTGGGTTTTTGCAACAGTATGTTCCATGAGCCCGGTCAGACGCGGCAAAGAGCTGCCGATCCACAACCGGCTGCCCGTGCTCCGGGCGGAGCGGGGGATGAGCCGGGCGGCGCTGGCCGATGCGGTGGAGGTCAACCCGCAGACGATCGGGGCGCTGGAGCGCGGGGACCACTACCCGAGCCTCGACCTGGCGTTCCGCATCTGCACGGTGTTCGACCTGCCCGTGGAGGCGGTGTTCAGCCGCGAGCCGTTCGCGCCACTGTCCACACAGGTCTATCGAGAGGGGGGAGCATGACGACGAAACGGGGGCGCCTCGCCGCCTACTGGGAGCGACAGCTCGACCGGGCGGAGGAGCAGGAAGCCCAACGCGCGCTGAAGCTGCGCGCCTGGCGCACCCGCCGGCGGCGGCGTCAGCTGGTCGGGCTGACCGCGGCCGGCGACCTGATCCTGATCGTCGCCGCGGCGCTGCTCGAGCTCGTCCCGAACTGGCTGTTCATCGTGCTGTGGGTCGCGGGGTTCGTGGTCGCCGGGACCGGCTTCATCCCGCAGCGCATCGTCACCGGCAAGATGAGCGACAGCTTCTCGCGGCGGCTCGACGAGCGGGAGCGCGAATGGCGCCACCGCACCGCTTTCCTGGCCTACCAGGTCATGATCTACCTGATGCTGATCGCGATGGTGTACGAGCTGGCCATCAATCGCCGGCCGGACGGCGCGATCCGCGGCGTGACGATGCTGGCCGCGCTGATCGTCACCGGCAGCACCCTCCCGTCGATGATCCTCGGCTGGACGCTGCCGGACGACGATCCCGAAGACTTTCTCGAACCGGGGGACGGGGCATGACCGATCAGACGCTGGAGATCGACCGGATCTCCAAGCGGTACGGGGAAAAAGTGGCACTCGACGGGGTCTCCTTCGACGTGCGCGCCGGTGAGCTCTTCGGGTTCGTCGGCGGCAACGGCGCGGGCAAGACCACGACGATGCGGATCGCGCTGGGGGTGCTGACCGCCGACTCCGGCGAGGTCCGGTTCGACGGGCGGCCGATCACCCACGAGACGCGCACGCGCATCGGGTACATGCCCGAGGAGCGCGGCCTGTACCCGAAGATGAAGGTGCTCGACCAGCTCGTCTACCTGGCCGAGCTGCACGGGCTGAGCACCAACGACGCGCACCGCAGCGCCGAGCTGTGGCTGGCCCGGCTCGGCCTCGGCGAGCGGCGCAAGGACGAGGTGCAGAAGCTCAGCCTCGGCAACCAGCAGCGCGTGCAGCTCGCCGCCGCGCTGGTGCACGACCCGGCCGTGCTGGTGCTCGACGAGCCGTTCTCCGGCCTCGACCCGCTGGCGGTGGACGTGATGAGCGGGGTGCTGCGCGAGAAGGCCGCGCGCGGCGTGCCCGTGGTGTTCTCCAGCCACCAGCTGGAACTGGTGGAGCGGCTGTGCGACCGCGTCGGGATCATCCACAATGGACGAATGGCTGCCGTCGGCACGGTGGCCGAGCTGACCCGCGGCGCCGGCAGCCGGCTGGTCGTCACGGCTCCGGGCACCCGTCCCGGCTGGGCCTCGACGGTGCCGGGAGTGCGGGTGCTGGAAGAACGCGGTTCGACGACCGTGCTGGAGCTGGACCCGAGCGCGGACGACCAGGCCGTGCTGGCCGCCGCGCTGGCGACCGGGCCGGTCACGGAGTTCAGCCGGCATCGCCGCTCGCTCACCGAGCTGTTCCGCGACGCCGGCGCGCCGAAGCAGGGAGACGTGGCATGAACCGCATCAGCCCCGCGCGCGCCGTCCGGCTGGTCGCCAAGCGCGAGCTGAACACCCGGCTGCGCACGCGTTCGTTCGTGGTCAGCACCGCCGTGCTTTTGGTGCTGCTGTGCGGTTACGTCGCGCTGCAGGCCTTCCTCGCCGGCTCCTCCAGCACGACCACGATCGCGCTCACCGGGCAGGCACAGGGCATCGCGCAGGAGCTGCAGGCGGCCGGCGCGCAGGCCGGGGACAAGTTCGAGACCGTCACCGTATCGTCCGAAGAGGACGGACAGGACCAGGTCCGCTCGGGTGACGCCGACGCGCTCGTGTCCGGCAGCGCCTCCCGGCTCCGGGTCACCGTCAAGTCCACACTGGACACCAAACTGCAGGCCGTGCTCGACGGCATCGTGCAGCAGCAGGTCCTCGACGCCCAGCTGTCCGCCGCCCACCTCGACCCGGTACAGGTGCGCCAGACGGTCTCGGCGGCGCACGTCGACGTCGCGCCGCCGCTGGAGCCTCGCGACTCGGACCACGGGCAGAAGCTCGTGATCGGCATCGTCGTCGCGATCCTGCTGTACATGAGCATCATCACCTACGGCCTGCTCGTCGCCCAGGGTGTGGTGGAGGAGAAGTCCAGCCGGGTGGTGGAGATCCTGCTCTCCACCGTGCGGCCGTGGCATCTGCTGCTGGGCAAGGTGATCGGGCTCGGCCTGGTCGGGCTGGTGCAGCTCGGCATCATCGTCGTGGTCGGGCTGGCCGTGGCCACGGGGACCGGGGTGCTGACCGCGAGCGGCATCGCGGTGGGGGCCGTCGCCTGGGGCATCGTCTGGTACCTGCTGGGATTCCTGTTGTACGCCATGATCTACGGCGCCGCCGGCTCGCTCGTCTCACGGCAGGAGGACACGCAGTCGGTGGTGGCGCCGGTGAACATCGCGCTGATCATCGGCTTCATCGCGGGGATCAACCTGCTCACGCAGTCGCCGGACGGCACCGCGACCCGCGTCGTCTCGCTGATCCCGCTGCTGTCACCGGTGCTGATGCCGGCGCGGATCGCCACCGGCGCGGCGGCGCCGTGGGAGATCGTGACGTCGCTGGTGCTGACGATCGCGTCGATCGGCCTGGTCACCTGGCTGGGCGCGCGGATCTACCAGAACGGCGTGCTGCGCGTGG
This genomic interval carries:
- a CDS encoding helix-turn-helix transcriptional regulator; the protein is MSPVRRGKELPIHNRLPVLRAERGMSRAALADAVEVNPQTIGALERGDHYPSLDLAFRICTVFDLPVEAVFSREPFAPLSTQVYREGGA
- a CDS encoding glycerol-3-phosphate dehydrogenase/oxidase, yielding MSTGSLNARRRERELDRLTGGERVDVIVVGGGVTGAGIALDAAARGLSVALVEARDLAFGTSRWSSKLVHGGLRYLAKGELGLAHESAVERGILMTRTAPHLTRAMPQLFPLYPGTSRAQQAVITTGLHAGDALRRAARTPSSVLPRPRPVPAAEALALSPGLAPGGLRGGLLAYDGALVDDARLVVSLARTAALLGARILTRVEAVSLTAEGVRVRDGSAEYDLHARQVINATGVWADTLTDSVQLRPSRGSHLVLAPGSVSIGATSVNVPVPGETNRFVFLLPQPDGRVYLGLTDEPLDGEVPPVPSVPESDVDFLLTVASSVLTRPLTREDVIGSFAGLRPLVAGSGGRSADLSRKHAVVTGTDGVLTVVGGKLTTYRRMAEDAVDAALVRAGLHAGPSRTARLPLLGAAPRNRLSLVDAPTRLIAKYGTEAPRVAALGQVEPEFAAPLFDGTEITAAEVVWAVRHEGALDAEDVLDRRTRLSLVPADAAAARPRVQDLVAKALAGLS
- a CDS encoding alpha/beta hydrolase, producing MRARRSALRRGLTLGIVTLTISAGLTTGAGAVTPPAGPDSDSAAAPVLDWATCPADTAPPGSECATARVPLSYRDPTGPQISLALNKRPATDTQHKIGTVFVNPGGPGGGGRIPPRLSPAMSARFDIVGFDPRGTSASTPVSCSGDPADDAKLSPVFPVTEAEEAAAIRQVGDVTARCAQHAGPLLGHMSTANVARDLDLLRRAVGDRQLTYLGTSYGTFLGEVYANLFPQRVRAMVLDGVLQPQEWTTGRQPGQGGEPYIYRTAPYLGAQTALNTLLRECAAHTQCEFGGPGATEPSLHHKYDDLLATLRRGPVTYLDSHGDPHQITYTELVNRMLTGLYNWQAAAAMTPFLQTVYLATQHPVAAAAAPVPVPVPVPPRFSADPAGATTTEPGEPQNAFNTWFNAVGCTDSDNPRDPQAVGRYARRAEAAAPGFASAWVYRALPCASWPVTDPDRYTGPWNRPTANPVLLVGDRLGDPATPYEDAVSTSHLLGRAGLLTVDIAGHGVAYDGRNQCVDQRLDSYLVSLTLPPAGTVCAADHGPFDPPSASR
- a CDS encoding ABC transporter ATP-binding protein translates to MTDQTLEIDRISKRYGEKVALDGVSFDVRAGELFGFVGGNGAGKTTTMRIALGVLTADSGEVRFDGRPITHETRTRIGYMPEERGLYPKMKVLDQLVYLAELHGLSTNDAHRSAELWLARLGLGERRKDEVQKLSLGNQQRVQLAAALVHDPAVLVLDEPFSGLDPLAVDVMSGVLREKAARGVPVVFSSHQLELVERLCDRVGIIHNGRMAAVGTVAELTRGAGSRLVVTAPGTRPGWASTVPGVRVLEERGSTTVLELDPSADDQAVLAAALATGPVTEFSRHRRSLTELFRDAGAPKQGDVA
- a CDS encoding ABC transporter permease; this translates as MNRISPARAVRLVAKRELNTRLRTRSFVVSTAVLLVLLCGYVALQAFLAGSSSTTTIALTGQAQGIAQELQAAGAQAGDKFETVTVSSEEDGQDQVRSGDADALVSGSASRLRVTVKSTLDTKLQAVLDGIVQQQVLDAQLSAAHLDPVQVRQTVSAAHVDVAPPLEPRDSDHGQKLVIGIVVAILLYMSIITYGLLVAQGVVEEKSSRVVEILLSTVRPWHLLLGKVIGLGLVGLVQLGIIVVVGLAVATGTGVLTASGIAVGAVAWGIVWYLLGFLLYAMIYGAAGSLVSRQEDTQSVVAPVNIALIIGFIAGINLLTQSPDGTATRVVSLIPLLSPVLMPARIATGAAAPWEIVTSLVLTIASIGLVTWLGARIYQNGVLRVGSRVKLADALRR